One window from the genome of Streptococcus parasanguinis encodes:
- a CDS encoding SpaA isopeptide-forming pilin-related protein, producing MKNRNIKIFSFVLCLVAMLFALGLNRTSAETPGVTVSGKLVDTIKNIKVTNNEGGNLDWELQQWATFRINADYDLSGKNVKAGDSTVVTVPDALMITSASFKIRDINTNEIIANADVNPDNKSITITYTDYVEKHSDTSGNFFFYARIDFKKHPQKGEIPIEITINKETKVGGKVSFTGIGDGNPYLLTKTSWVNEGDKREVQYTISVNRTKQNIKGVTIEDHLQFTNASYVKDSIKIIKGKFSYDTGEWVFSDRVDVTDQHKITISEDGQSFVIDLGDITDQDQYRINYKVRLNYDPADGEVLKNEATLKGLGIESKNVTNAAAVQIAGGAGVGYVYSINIHKVDDANQPLKGAKFRVVRQANNQVIGEFESDENGNIAVGKLLKDKYILTEIEAPSGHIIKEADTVVNVEDFGADHSVTKTIVNPKDKPKETKATIELDKALTGRDLKDGEFNFELYEGATKLQTVTNKNGKVTFDPISYKEAGEHTYTVKEVVGNTPGVTYDTTEKQVTVKVTQDGQALKADLVYPENKTFNNTYTAPKPAKAKISASKILEGAELKNGEFNFQLLDETGKVLQTKQNAADGTVTFDDISYSSEDAGKTFHYTIKEVIPESKAKGMTYDEGSIDATVTVTKDDASNTLKASVAYGDKTSFTNKLVTTSIPPTPPVVEKPELKLYSIQLHKANADGNALAGAVFGLFEADGTTPVANPYGAGQATATSDASGLVTFTGFEAKDYVVKELTAPEGYQLSTDVIKVSASELKAATNLVVDKGTVVNKPFTSIPPTPPTVDKPELKLYSIQLHKVNQEGKALVGAVFGLFEADGTTPVANPYGAGQATATSDANGLVTFTGLEAKDYVVKELTAPDGYQLSDEVIKIAASDLVASNSIVDKGNVVNKPFTSIPPTPPVVNKPELKLYNIQLHKVNEKGETLPGAVFGLFEADGVTPVANPYGAGQATATSDANGLVTFIGFEAKDYVIMELTAPAGYQLLSDPITVTVEDYVKSTNFVVDKGNVVNKKTPPTPPTTPSTPPTPSTDKPKGNHPSGKQSKEGKKQGLPSTGETVSTGLVAAGLALAGAGSMIVAKKRHE from the coding sequence ATGAAGAATAGAAATATTAAAATTTTCTCATTTGTCCTTTGTTTAGTCGCCATGCTTTTCGCTTTAGGTCTAAATCGCACTTCAGCAGAAACTCCTGGAGTGACCGTTAGCGGAAAATTGGTCGATACGATCAAAAATATCAAAGTTACCAATAATGAAGGTGGCAACCTTGATTGGGAATTACAACAATGGGCAACATTCCGAATTAACGCTGATTACGATTTGTCTGGAAAGAATGTTAAAGCAGGAGATTCAACTGTAGTTACAGTTCCAGATGCTTTAATGATTACTTCAGCTTCCTTTAAAATTCGTGATATCAATACAAATGAAATCATAGCGAATGCTGATGTAAACCCAGACAATAAATCCATTACAATTACCTATACAGATTATGTTGAAAAACACTCAGATACAAGTGGAAATTTCTTCTTCTATGCTCGTATAGATTTCAAAAAACACCCACAAAAAGGTGAAATTCCGATAGAAATCACCATTAACAAAGAAACAAAAGTTGGTGGTAAAGTATCATTTACTGGTATTGGCGATGGTAATCCTTATCTTTTAACAAAGACTAGTTGGGTTAATGAAGGTGATAAAAGAGAGGTCCAATACACTATTTCAGTCAATCGTACAAAACAAAACATCAAAGGTGTAACGATTGAGGACCACTTGCAATTTACAAATGCTTCTTACGTAAAAGATAGCATTAAGATTATTAAAGGTAAATTCTCATATGATACTGGTGAATGGGTATTCTCTGATAGAGTTGATGTAACAGACCAGCATAAGATTACAATTAGCGAAGATGGTCAATCATTTGTTATTGATTTAGGTGACATTACAGATCAAGATCAGTATCGTATTAATTATAAAGTTCGTTTAAATTATGATCCTGCCGACGGAGAAGTCTTGAAAAATGAAGCAACTCTTAAAGGTCTAGGTATTGAAAGCAAAAATGTAACTAATGCTGCTGCTGTTCAAATTGCTGGTGGTGCTGGTGTTGGTTATGTTTACTCAATCAATATCCATAAAGTAGATGATGCGAATCAACCACTTAAAGGTGCTAAGTTTAGAGTTGTTCGTCAAGCGAATAATCAAGTTATCGGTGAGTTTGAATCAGACGAAAATGGTAATATTGCTGTTGGAAAACTCTTAAAAGATAAATATATCTTAACTGAAATCGAAGCCCCTTCAGGTCATATCATCAAAGAAGCTGATACTGTAGTTAATGTTGAAGATTTTGGAGCAGACCATTCAGTAACGAAAACAATTGTAAATCCGAAAGATAAGCCAAAAGAAACAAAAGCTACCATCGAACTGGATAAAGCTCTTACTGGCCGTGATCTAAAAGACGGTGAGTTTAACTTTGAATTGTACGAGGGTGCAACTAAGCTTCAAACTGTTACCAACAAAAACGGAAAAGTAACATTTGATCCGATTTCTTATAAGGAAGCAGGAGAACACACTTACACTGTAAAAGAAGTTGTTGGAAATACACCAGGTGTCACCTATGATACAACTGAAAAACAAGTGACCGTGAAGGTTACACAAGACGGACAAGCTCTAAAAGCTGATCTTGTCTATCCAGAGAATAAAACATTTAACAACACTTATACGGCTCCTAAACCAGCAAAAGCTAAAATTTCAGCTAGCAAGATTTTAGAAGGTGCTGAATTGAAGAATGGCGAATTCAATTTCCAATTGTTGGATGAAACCGGAAAAGTTCTTCAAACAAAACAAAATGCTGCAGATGGTACGGTAACCTTTGATGACATTTCATATTCATCAGAGGACGCAGGAAAAACCTTCCACTACACGATTAAAGAAGTTATTCCTGAAAGCAAAGCAAAAGGAATGACCTACGATGAAGGAAGTATTGATGCGACTGTAACTGTCACAAAAGATGATGCAAGCAATACACTCAAAGCTTCTGTGGCATATGGTGATAAGACATCCTTCACTAACAAATTGGTAACAACTTCAATTCCACCAACACCACCAGTTGTTGAAAAACCTGAGTTGAAACTTTATAGCATTCAATTGCACAAAGCTAACGCAGATGGAAATGCTCTTGCAGGAGCTGTCTTTGGTCTCTTTGAAGCAGATGGTACTACTCCTGTAGCGAATCCTTATGGTGCAGGTCAAGCGACTGCAACTTCAGATGCCAGTGGTCTGGTTACCTTTACAGGATTTGAAGCAAAAGATTATGTAGTGAAAGAGCTTACAGCTCCAGAAGGTTATCAACTATCAACAGATGTGATTAAAGTTTCTGCTAGCGAGTTGAAAGCTGCGACTAACCTCGTCGTAGACAAAGGAACAGTGGTCAACAAACCATTCACTTCAATTCCTCCAACTCCTCCGACTGTTGACAAACCTGAATTGAAACTCTACAGCATCCAATTGCACAAAGTGAACCAAGAAGGGAAAGCTCTTGTTGGTGCCGTATTCGGTCTCTTTGAAGCTGATGGTACGACTCCTGTAGCGAACCCTTATGGTGCAGGTCAAGCGACTGCTACTTCTGATGCGAATGGTCTTGTAACCTTTACAGGATTAGAAGCAAAAGACTATGTAGTGAAAGAATTGACTGCTCCTGACGGTTACCAATTATCAGATGAAGTCATCAAGATCGCAGCTAGTGATTTGGTTGCTTCAAACAGTATAGTGGATAAAGGAAATGTCGTTAACAAACCATTTACTTCTATCCCACCAACTCCTCCAGTGGTGAACAAACCTGAATTAAAACTTTATAACATTCAATTACATAAAGTGAACGAAAAAGGTGAAACTCTTCCAGGTGCTGTATTTGGTCTCTTTGAAGCTGATGGTGTCACACCAGTTGCCAACCCTTATGGTGCAGGTCAAGCGACTGCTACTTCTGATGCGAATGGTCTTGTAACCTTCATTGGATTTGAAGCGAAAGATTATGTTATCATGGAATTGACAGCCCCTGCTGGCTATCAATTGTTGAGCGATCCAATCACTGTTACAGTGGAAGACTATGTAAAATCTACAAACTTTGTAGTGGATAAAGGAAATGTCGTTAACAAGAAGACACCTCCAACTCCTCCAACTACTCCTTCAACACCTCCAACACCTTCGACTGATAAACCGAAAGGAAATCATCCTTCTGGTAAACAATCGAAAGAAGGTAAGAAACAAGGTCTTCCTTCTACAGGTGAAACAGTAAGTACTGGACTTGTTGCAGCAGGGCTTGCCCTTGCAGGTGCTGGAAGCATGATCGTTGCTAAAAAACGCCACGAATAA
- a CDS encoding dUTP diphosphatase, with translation MTKIRGFELVSSYTNQDLLPKRETAHAAGYDLKVAERTVIAPGEIVLVPTGVKAYMQPTEVLYLYDRSSNPRKKGLVLINSVGVIDGDYYGNPGNEGHIFAQMKNITDQEVVLEVGERVVQAVFAPFLIADGDEADGVRTGGFGSTGH, from the coding sequence ATGACAAAAATTCGTGGATTTGAACTTGTATCAAGCTATACCAATCAGGACTTGCTACCAAAACGGGAGACAGCACACGCAGCTGGTTACGACTTAAAGGTGGCAGAACGCACGGTGATTGCTCCTGGGGAAATCGTCCTCGTCCCAACTGGGGTCAAGGCCTATATGCAACCGACTGAGGTGCTCTATCTCTATGACCGTTCCTCTAACCCTCGTAAAAAAGGCCTGGTCTTGATCAACTCTGTTGGGGTTATCGATGGAGACTACTACGGCAATCCTGGAAATGAAGGCCATATCTTTGCTCAGATGAAAAACATTACCGACCAGGAAGTCGTCCTTGAAGTTGGCGAACGTGTGGTTCAGGCTGTCTTTGCTCCTTTCTTAATTGCAGATGGAGATGAGGCGGATGGCGTGCGGACTGGTGGATTTGGGTCGACAGGGCACTAA
- a CDS encoding histidine phosphatase family protein — MKIIFVRHGEPDYSMLDKLEDPQLYSGFGRDLAPLTGKGRSLAKEVAKTACFRKAEIIISSSVTRALETAHYIAVETGLDLFVEPFFHEWRPDLDGTNSDLTSVLVAHEYYLKHQGALSEDSPYRYETDLEMRHRFLRALEKYKNYKTIIIVTHGMLMRQFVPNEKIDFCQVIECEVEI, encoded by the coding sequence ATGAAGATTATCTTTGTCCGTCATGGGGAGCCAGATTATAGTATGCTTGATAAACTTGAAGATCCGCAACTCTATAGTGGTTTTGGTCGTGATTTAGCACCATTGACAGGAAAAGGTCGCAGTCTGGCAAAAGAAGTTGCTAAAACTGCATGTTTTAGAAAGGCAGAGATTATTATTTCATCGTCTGTGACGAGGGCTTTAGAAACAGCACATTATATAGCAGTCGAAACAGGATTGGACTTATTTGTGGAGCCGTTTTTTCATGAGTGGCGTCCAGACTTAGATGGCACTAACTCTGATTTAACTAGTGTATTGGTAGCTCATGAATATTATCTAAAACATCAAGGAGCTTTATCTGAAGATTCTCCTTATCGCTATGAAACTGATCTAGAGATGCGTCATCGTTTTTTAAGAGCTTTGGAAAAATATAAAAATTATAAAACTATTATCATTGTAACTCACGGAATGCTCATGCGTCAGTTTGTGCCAAATGAGAAGATTGATTTTTGCCAAGTGATTGAGTGTGAGGTAGAGATATAG
- the radA gene encoding DNA repair protein RadA yields the protein MAKKKTTFICQNCAYNSPKYLGRCPNCGSWSSFVEEVEVAEVKNARVSLTGEKTKPMKLADVTSINVHRTKTEMEEFNRVLGGGVVPGSLVLIGGDPGIGKSTLLLQVSTQLSQVGTVLYVSGEESAQQIKLRAERLGDIDSEFYLYAETNMQSVRAEVERIQPDFLIIDSIQTIMSPEISGVQGSVSQVREVTAELMQLAKTNNIAIFIVGHVTKEGTLAGPRMLEHMVDTVLYFEGERHHTFRILRAVKNRFGSTNEIGIFEMQSGGLVEVLNPSQVFLEERLDGATGSSIVVTMEGTRPILAEVQALVTPTMFGNAKRTTTGLDFNRASLIMAVLEKRAGLLLQNQDAYLKSAGGVKLDEPAIDLAVAVAIASSYKDKPTNPQECFVGELGLTGEVRRVNRIEQRINEAAKLGFTKIYVPKNSLTGISTPSGIEVVGVSTLSEVLKKVF from the coding sequence ATCGCAAAGAAAAAAACGACATTTATTTGTCAAAATTGTGCCTATAATTCACCTAAATACCTAGGGCGCTGTCCTAACTGTGGTTCTTGGTCTTCTTTTGTTGAGGAAGTTGAGGTCGCTGAGGTTAAGAATGCGCGTGTGTCCTTGACGGGTGAAAAGACCAAACCCATGAAATTAGCGGACGTGACCTCTATCAATGTCCATCGGACCAAAACTGAGATGGAGGAGTTTAACCGCGTCCTTGGAGGCGGAGTGGTACCAGGAAGTCTCGTCCTCATCGGTGGGGATCCTGGGATTGGGAAATCGACCCTTCTCCTTCAAGTGTCGACCCAGCTATCTCAAGTGGGAACGGTTCTCTACGTTAGTGGAGAGGAATCAGCCCAGCAGATCAAACTTCGAGCAGAGCGCTTGGGGGATATCGACAGTGAGTTTTATCTCTATGCCGAGACCAATATGCAGAGCGTGCGAGCAGAAGTAGAGCGTATCCAGCCTGATTTTCTGATCATTGACTCCATTCAGACGATTATGTCTCCTGAGATTTCAGGGGTGCAGGGGTCTGTTTCTCAGGTGCGTGAGGTGACGGCTGAACTCATGCAGCTGGCCAAGACCAATAACATCGCCATCTTTATCGTCGGCCATGTGACCAAGGAAGGAACCTTGGCGGGTCCTCGGATGCTGGAACACATGGTGGATACGGTGCTCTACTTTGAGGGGGAACGCCATCACACCTTCCGGATCCTGAGAGCAGTCAAAAATCGTTTTGGCTCGACCAATGAGATCGGGATCTTCGAGATGCAATCAGGTGGCCTAGTCGAAGTCCTCAACCCCAGCCAGGTCTTTCTGGAAGAACGCTTGGATGGGGCGACTGGATCGTCCATCGTTGTGACAATGGAAGGAACTCGTCCGATTCTGGCCGAAGTGCAGGCCTTGGTGACGCCAACCATGTTTGGAAATGCCAAGCGGACGACGACAGGGCTTGATTTCAATCGGGCTAGTCTCATCATGGCAGTGCTAGAAAAACGAGCGGGTTTGCTCCTTCAAAATCAGGATGCTTACCTCAAGTCTGCAGGTGGTGTCAAGTTGGATGAGCCAGCTATCGACCTAGCGGTTGCAGTTGCCATTGCTTCCAGCTACAAGGACAAACCAACCAACCCGCAGGAATGTTTCGTTGGAGAGTTGGGCTTGACAGGAGAAGTCCGCCGAGTCAATCGGATCGAACAACGGATCAATGAAGCTGCCAAGCTCGGTTTTACCAAGATTTATGTTCCGAAAAATTCTCTGACGGGGATTTCGACACCATCAGGGATCGAGGTGGTCGGTGTGAGTACACTGTCTGAAGTCTTGAAGAAAGTATTTTAA
- a CDS encoding beta-class carbonic anhydrase: MSYFDNFLTANQAYVALHGDLRLPIKPKTQVAIVTCMDSRLHVAPALGLALGDAHILRNAGGRVTDDMIRSLVISQQQMGTREIVVLHHTDCGAQTFENEGFRQHLKKELGVDVGDRDFLPFQDIEESVREDMELLKASPLIPEDVVISGAVYDVDTGLISEVK; this comes from the coding sequence ATGTCTTATTTTGATAATTTTTTAACAGCCAACCAAGCTTATGTGGCGCTACATGGAGACCTCCGTCTTCCGATTAAGCCCAAAACACAAGTAGCCATTGTGACCTGTATGGATTCCCGTCTTCACGTGGCGCCTGCACTAGGTCTAGCTCTTGGAGATGCTCATATTTTGCGGAATGCTGGAGGGCGCGTGACCGATGACATGATCCGCTCCTTGGTCATCTCTCAGCAGCAAATGGGAACCCGTGAAATTGTGGTCTTGCACCATACAGACTGTGGCGCACAGACCTTTGAAAACGAGGGCTTCCGTCAGCATCTCAAGAAAGAACTGGGAGTGGATGTGGGAGATCGTGACTTCCTTCCCTTTCAAGACATTGAAGAGAGTGTCCGTGAAGATATGGAGCTTTTAAAAGCTTCCCCTTTGATTCCAGAGGATGTGGTGATTTCAGGAGCTGTGTATGATGTGGACACCGGATTGATCTCAGAAGTGAAATAA